AGCGAGCCGACTCCGCCGAGCACGCCGTTGACGAGCACCAGTTTGCCGTCGACGGGGCCGTCGGCGAAGACGGTGCGGTGTGCAGTGATGCCGGGGATACCCAGGCTCGCGCCGAGGTCGTCGGGCAGGTGGCCGGGCAGCGGGACGGCGAGGTCGCCGGGGACGACGGTGTACTGGGCGGCAGTACCGAAGGGGCGGTAGGACTGGGCGCCGTACACCCACACGCGCTGCCCGACGCGGCGCGCGTCGACGCCGTCGCCGACGGAGTCGATGATGCCGGCGGCGTCGCTGTGCGGGATCACCCGAGGATAGGGCATGGCCGAGCCGGTCCAGCCGCGCCGCTTCTTGGTGTCGCCGGGGTTGGCGCCGGAGACGGTGACGCGGACACGGACCTCACCGGGGCCGGGGGTGGGGTCGGGTACCTCACCGAGCTGGAGCACCTCGGCGGCCGGGCCCTGCTGGTCGTACCAGGACGCAAGCATGTTCAGTCCTTCCGATCACGGGTGTGGGTCTGGGGCCCGGGCTGCTCGTCCGCCCCGCGGACGCCGTCGCCGTCCAGGGCCTCGTGGAGCCAAGCGCGCTCGGCGCGGCTGATAGTGCGGGCGGTGAGCAACATGCCGCGCCGGTAGGGATCACTGACCTGCTCAGCGCGCAGCGGCGTGTCTCCGTCGTAGAAGAAGCTGGCGGGGGCCTCCAGGAAGTCCAGGCGGCGTCGCAGCACGGCGTGCTGCTCGGCGCTGTCGGGCAGCAGCGACAGGAACGCCAGGATCGTGAACCAGCGGGGGAAGTCGGTGATCTCGTGCTCGGCCGGTTCCCGCAGCCTCCGCAGCATGTCCTCGCGTCCTGCCGCGGTCAGGTTCAGCACATACCGCCCACCGCCCGCCCCGGGGGCAGGGCGCCGTTCGATCAGCCCGGCCTTCGTCAGCCGGTTGATCGCCGGGTAGAGGGTGCCGTCGCTGACCGGACGGCTGTAGCCGGCCAGGTGCGTGATGCGGCGGCGCAGCTCGTGACCAGGCAGGGGGCCTTCGGCGAGGAAGCCAAGGATCGCGAGTTCGAGCATGACCCCAGGATCATAACATCGAATCGATGCGTACATCGTTTCGATGTCACGGTGGATGGGGCCCGCTCCCTACTGCCTGCAAGGCGGCCTCAGGCGGACCGGTCGCCCGCGCCGCCCCCCTCCCCGAGAGCGCGACATAAGGAAAAGACCATGACTGCCCATGCCCCCGCCACGCCGCGAGCAGATGCCATCCGAAGGGTTGCATCGGGGTCAACTCGATGATCTGCCGTCCGAGTTGCCAGTCCAGCCGGCCTCTACCAGGCCGCCGACCAGTTCACCGGCGTCTGCGGTCTGCTTCAGCAGCGCGGTGAGCCAGGTGAAGGGGCGTTCACCGGATTCGGGATAGAGGCCGATCGCGCCGGGCGGCGCCCTCCTGCGCTCCGGCTATCACGGTGGTGGCCCGAGTGAGCTCGTCGACAGGACCGAGTTCGGCGATCACCGTGGCGGGCTCGGTGTTGGTATCGGCACGCAGGCCGCAGTGCCAGCACGTGAACGTACTGTACTGAGGGCTGCGCCGCAGTCGGTCCAGATTCTCAGTGCCGATCAAGGCGGCCACCTCTGCGCTGACCTGGATATCGCGCATCAGGGCAGGTCCTCCCGACGACCGGTCGCGCACCCTCGGCGGGCGCATGCCGTCGACCCCGTGCACCGGGCACTGATGCTGCTACTCGGGTCTGGTGGTCGTCCGCCCGGGAAGCAAGGACGGCGCGGTTGCCCGGCTCGGCACCGTCGGCACTGCCTACCTCGCTTCGCGGCGTCCGAACCAGGGCTGCTCGACACCGTCTTCGCCGTCCCCGGTCAGGTCCGGTTCGGCGACGGCCATCCCGACGGCACCACGGAAGACAGGACACCGCTGCTGGTGCTCAGCGGAGTCCTCACCGAACTCGTCGCCGCGGGCACCCTCCCGGCCGACCGGAGACCGAACGCCGAGTTCACCGTGTGGTCCCTCCTGTCCGGGCCACCACGCCCTGATCTTCGGGGCGTTTCACTCAGGTTTCCGAAGCACCGTCACGGCCGTGCGACGGCACCCTTCCCAAGTCGCGCCATCGGCGCTGGGTCATCGAGCCCAGCACTGCTGCCACGAGGATGGCTCCGGCCACCGGGAAGAAGGGCGCCGGCCCGAGCCTGTCGACCAGCAGGGCGCCGAACGCGGCCGAAATCGGGAAGATGCCGAACCCGGCCAGCAACAGGAGGCCCATGACGCGACCGAGGAGGTTCGGCGGAGCCCAGCGCTGCAACGCGGTGATCATGATGATGTTGGCGAGGGCGTTGCACAGGCCGTAACCGAACAGTGCGAGACCCGCCGTGACCGCGCCGCCCAGGTATGGTGCGAGGCCGATCATGAGCGCCTGCATCAGGCACGCGGCGGAGCAGAGCACAGCAGGCCGGCGAGGCCGGCTCAGCCGGGCTGCGACCACGGTGCCCAGCAGGGCGCCCGCTCCCAGCGCCGCGAGCAGCGCACCGTAGCCGCCCGCGCCGGTGTGCAGGGGGCCGTGCGCCAGCGCCGGTACGGCTACCTCGCTGAGCCCACCGGAGCCCAGGGAGCCGGCCAGCGTAATCGCCAGGACCACCAGCAGCGTCGGCTCCCCGAGCAACAGCCGGCGCAACGTCGGCTTCCCCGCGACGGTGTGCCGGCGAGGCACAGCCGGCGTCGAAGCAGACCGGATGCCGGCCAGCGAGAGTGCCGAGAGCGCGAACGTCACCGCGTCGACCGCGAACGCGGCTCCTACGCCGAGCCATGGGACGACGACACTGCCGAGGGCCGGCCCGATCAGCAAGGAGAGCTGGGTGCCGCTGTAGCTGAGCGCGTTTCCGGCCTGCAGTTCCGTGTCCGGCAACAGCTTCGGCGCGATCACGAACGAACCGGGGAGGAACAGGCCTTCGCCGGCGCCGAGCACCACCGCGACGGGCACCAGGAACTCGGCCCGCGCCGGGCCGAGCAGGGCCGCGACGGCGAGCGCCGCCGCAGCGACCGTGCGGACGATGTCCGACACCATCATCACGGTCCACGGGCGCCATCGGTCACTCGCCAGGCCGCCGAACGCCATCAGCGCGGTACGGGGCAGGCCATAGGCGACCAACGTCGTTCCGAGCAGCAGGGTCCCGCCGGACTCGGCCAGCACGTACCACGGCAGCGCGACGGCATAGCAGGCATCGCCGATGTTCGAGGCGAGTTGCCCGGACAACAGGTACCGGAAGCCGCGATGGCGCAGCGGTGCCAGGCCACGCCGTCGATTTCGACGGCCTGGGCCGGAATGGCGGCTTGAAGCAGGATTCTGCCGCTCGACTCGATGTCGCCACATCACGTCCGACCTTCTCCGGATTCGGCGGGAATACGGCTCGGATGACCCGACCGCGGAGGCGGCAAAGCGCTGAATATGAAGCGCTTTCACGTGCGCGCCGCTCGACGCAACAAGACAGTCCTACCACCGACGGGCCACGGTTCGCCATCGGCGATTCGCCGGCCCCGAGCCGGCGTCGATCCGCGAAAACGCCGCCGCCCGGCGGGTTCCGGCAGCCGATGCGTGGCGAGAACGCCGAATTATTCCATTTTGACAAGACGGGAAATCGACGGTGGACCGGTCCGGTTCGCGTGCCAGACTATCGGCCGCCGTACGTCCACGCTCTCCGCTTCGGGCGGCCGGGGAGCTTTGGTCAAAGTTTCTTGCCCATATCACTCGGCGGGGTTTCCCCGCGGACCCGGGTCGGGGAGGCTCGGTCGAGTGCCTGCCACCTTCGACATGGTCGCTGCGCGGCAGAGAATTGCGATCAAAATGTCAAACGGACTGGAGCGCAGATGAGCACGGCTATCCGGCATCAGCCGATCGCGGTGGTCGGTATCGGCTGCCGATTCCCCGGCGGCGTCACCGGTCCTGACAGCTTCTGGGAACTACTGACCGGCGGGGTGGACGCGGTCGGGCCGATGCCACCGGGCCGGTGGGACGTCGAGCGGCTGTTCACCGCCGATCATCGGGTGCCGGGCCGGACCACTCTGCGCGAGGGCGGGTTCCTCGAGCGGGTGGACGCTTTCGACGCCGGCTTCTTCGGCTTCTCCCGCCGGATCGCCGATCAGCTCGACCCGCAGCAGCGGCTGCTGCTCGAGATCGCTCTGGAGACCTGCGAAGACGCCGGCGTCCCGATGGAGCAGCTCGCCGGCGGCCGCACCGGTGTGTTCGTCGGCGCGAGCAGCCAGGACTACGCCCAGATCCAGACCGCGCCGGGCGAGGGCGAGGCCATGGGCGCGCACGCCGCGACCGGCATGTCGACCAGCCTGCTCGCCAACCGGGTGTCCCACGCCTTCGACCTGCGTGGCCCCAGCATGGTGATCGACACGGCCTGTTCCTCCGCCCTGGTCGCAGTGCACGCGGCCTGCCAGAGCATCTGGACGGGCGAAGTCGACGCCGCGCTGACCGGCGGGGTCAACCTCATCCTCACGCCCGGCTTCGGGATTGCGTTGAGCCAGGCGGGCATGCTCGCCGCCGACGGCCGGTGCAAGGCGTTCTCGGCCGCGGCCGACGGCTTCGGCCGCGGCGAAGGCGGCGGACTGGTCCTGCTCCGGCCGCTCGCGGACGCCCTGCGCGACGAGGACCGCGTCTACGCCGTCATCCGCGGTACCGCGGTCAACCAGGATGGGCACACCCCCGGTATATCAGTGCCGAGCGGTTCTGCCCAGCAGGCCAACCTGCATGCGGCGCTGCGCGTGGCCGGAGCCGCACCCGGCGAAGTCGGATACGTCGAGGCGCACGGCACCGGTACTCCGGTCGGTGACCCGATCGAAGCCGCCGCGCTGGCCGGAGTGCTCGGCGCCGACCGGGCGGCGGACCGGCCGCTGCTGGTCGGCTCGGTCAAGACGAACATCGGTCACCTCGAAGCGGCGGCGGGGGTGGCCGGCCTCATCAAGGCGGTGCTCGCGGTCCGCCACCACCAGGTCCCGGCCAACCTGCACTTCGACGAGCCGAACCCCGAGATCGACTTCACCGGTCTCGGCCTGCGCGTGCCGACCGCCTTGACCCCGTGGCCGGCACACCTGCCGACCGCGGTGGCCAGCGTCAACTCGTTCGGCTTCGGTGGCACCAACGCCAACGTGGTCTTGGCCGAGGCGCCGCCGGTCGCCGGGCCGAGCCCCGCGGCGGCGGGGGCCGGGCCTGTGCTGCTCACGTTCAGCGCCCGCAGCGAGACGGCGTTGCGGCGGCTGGCAGCCGGGTACGCGGAGTGGCTGGCGGGCCTCGATGCGCCCGATGGCGGCCT
This window of the Amycolatopsis balhimycina FH 1894 genome carries:
- a CDS encoding MFS transporter encodes the protein MWRHRVERQNPASSRHSGPGRRNRRRGLAPLRHRGFRYLLSGQLASNIGDACYAVALPWYVLAESGGTLLLGTTLVAYGLPRTALMAFGGLASDRWRPWTVMMVSDIVRTVAAAALAVAALLGPARAEFLVPVAVVLGAGEGLFLPGSFVIAPKLLPDTELQAGNALSYSGTQLSLLIGPALGSVVVPWLGVGAAFAVDAVTFALSALSLAGIRSASTPAVPRRHTVAGKPTLRRLLLGEPTLLVVLAITLAGSLGSGGLSEVAVPALAHGPLHTGAGGYGALLAALGAGALLGTVVAARLSRPRRPAVLCSAACLMQALMIGLAPYLGGAVTAGLALFGYGLCNALANIIMITALQRWAPPNLLGRVMGLLLLAGFGIFPISAAFGALLVDRLGPAPFFPVAGAILVAAVLGSMTQRRWRDLGRVPSHGRDGASET
- a CDS encoding PadR family transcriptional regulator yields the protein MLELAILGFLAEGPLPGHELRRRITHLAGYSRPVSDGTLYPAINRLTKAGLIERRPAPGAGGGRYVLNLTAAGREDMLRRLREPAEHEITDFPRWFTILAFLSLLPDSAEQHAVLRRRLDFLEAPASFFYDGDTPLRAEQVSDPYRRGMLLTARTISRAERAWLHEALDGDGVRGADEQPGPQTHTRDRKD